In a single window of the Pseudodesulfovibrio profundus genome:
- a CDS encoding sensor histidine kinase gives MPDDRDDAHNGLTSDGYTTEEERNAYVIKRIEEKLDDYQGYDFSMREVRALNIFFELAQEFRGRDMFYAVCMMIPRSLFGLECNIYLLEDEETFALAGCSTSSCDVDRTYTWNNRFTNRVVRHEDRLYIPINCNPEFADLLPFNPPHNIIGSFEFFPCNEIDDNALLFLEKFVNRVGFQLHHRIIRSRNREHLQFIKSMVQDIGHNVIVPNMYFKLYFNRLKRQIEQLHVITEKVLSMMVVCSTPDCVEQGNSLARTTASIERQYKEIYRHYETTSMFLETLLRRRHFEEGRYVLVKREVNLRVQVLEPQLERYRQRLDERGIELNFAMGGAPDQMIRLVMDPGLIAQVYANFFSNAIKYTKKSTLPDGRTGKFVSYGWEVIKDFFGEGAPGIRMWVTSTGNSLNLEDPLDVFKPGYRAGNVASESGTGRGLYFVRQVVELHKGTVGYRHTQYGNEFSFTLPFEQRVEPD, from the coding sequence ATGCCGGATGACCGGGACGACGCGCACAATGGCTTGACGAGCGACGGGTATACCACGGAAGAAGAGCGCAATGCCTATGTGATTAAGCGCATTGAGGAAAAACTTGATGACTATCAGGGGTATGATTTCTCAATGCGGGAAGTGCGTGCGCTCAATATATTTTTCGAACTGGCGCAGGAATTCCGTGGGCGTGACATGTTTTATGCTGTCTGCATGATGATCCCCCGTTCGCTGTTCGGGCTGGAGTGCAATATTTATCTGCTGGAAGATGAAGAAACTTTCGCTCTGGCCGGTTGTTCCACCAGTTCGTGCGATGTTGATCGTACCTACACATGGAATAATCGGTTCACCAATCGGGTCGTCCGCCATGAAGACCGCCTGTATATCCCCATCAACTGCAATCCCGAATTCGCTGATCTGCTTCCTTTCAATCCTCCGCACAATATTATCGGTTCCTTTGAATTTTTTCCTTGTAATGAAATCGATGACAACGCTCTGCTTTTTCTTGAGAAGTTCGTCAATCGTGTGGGTTTTCAACTGCATCATCGTATCATTCGCTCCCGCAATCGCGAGCATCTGCAATTCATCAAATCCATGGTGCAGGATATCGGGCATAACGTCATTGTTCCCAATATGTACTTCAAGCTCTATTTCAATCGACTGAAGCGGCAGATTGAACAACTGCACGTCATTACCGAGAAAGTCCTGAGCATGATGGTGGTTTGCTCCACGCCGGATTGTGTTGAGCAGGGCAACAGCCTTGCCCGGACAACAGCCTCCATCGAGCGCCAGTACAAGGAGATCTACCGACACTATGAAACGACCTCCATGTTCCTTGAGACACTTCTTCGGCGCAGGCATTTTGAGGAAGGCCGTTACGTATTGGTGAAGCGAGAGGTAAACCTGCGTGTTCAGGTGCTGGAGCCGCAACTGGAACGGTATCGCCAACGGCTGGATGAGCGGGGGATCGAGCTGAATTTTGCCATGGGCGGTGCGCCAGACCAGATGATACGGCTCGTCATGGACCCCGGCCTCATCGCGCAGGTCTATGCCAACTTCTTTTCCAATGCCATCAAGTACACCAAGAAATCCACGCTGCCGGATGGCCGGACGGGCAAGTTCGTGTCGTATGGCTGGGAGGTCATCAAGGATTTCTTTGGCGAGGGAGCGCCGGGGATTCGGATGTGGGTGACCTCTACGGGCAACTCCTTGAATCTGGAAGACCCTTTGGATGTGTTCAAGCCGGGGTACCGCGCAGGCAATGTCGCCAGTGAGAGCGGTACCGGGCGTGGGTTGTATTTCGTTCGGCAGGTCGTTGAGCTGCACAAGGGAACGGTCGGTTATCGCCACACGCAATACGGCAACGAGTTTTCTTTCACCCTGCCGTTCGAGCAACGGGTCGAGCCGGATTAG